In the genome of Bacillus thuringiensis, the window CTTTTTCATTCCACAACCTACATATGTTTTATTAGTTCCCAATTCTCATAAAGCTAACAATAGTTACTTTCTCTTTCTTTCCTTAATTAAATACCTGTATGTGTCATCTATCTTATAAAAAAGATTTAGCATCCTTTTCATCAATTACTTGTTTAACAATAAATCCTCGATTAAAAGAAATAAAAATTTATTGTTAAACAATAAATTTCGTGTTAAATTAATAAGATAATAAATAAATGAGGTGCTTTTTATGAAACAAGGATCAACACTCTTTTTAAAGACCGTTGTGATTCTGATCGGTATCCCTGTTCTTGCTATGTGCATTTTTTTAGTCCCTAAAATAGGAAATTTCGCCGCAGAATTATATCCGGATATTGCATATATTAAATATCTTGTATTTATCAATTTATACGCAACAGCAATACCTTATTACTTCGCACTGTACCAAACATTTAAGCTTTTAAACTATATTGATAAAAACAACGCATTCTCAGAGTTATCTGTAAAAGCTTTAAAAAATATTAAGTACAGCGCATTGGCAATTAGTGTATTATATGTATTAGGTATGCCACTTTTCTATCTCGTGGCAGAGAGAGATGACGCCCCTGGCATTATTATTATCGGAATGATTATGATTTTTGCTTCAATGGTAATCGCGGTCTTTGCTGCCGTTCTCCAAAGACTATTAAAAGATGCTATAGATATAAAATCAGAAAATGATTTAACGGTCTGAGGTGAATAATATGGCAATTATTATTAATATTGATGTAATGTTAGCAAAAAGAAAAATGAGTGTAACAGAACTTTCGGAGAAGGTTGGAATTACAATGGCTAACCTTTCTATCTTGAAAAATGGAAAAGCAAAAGCAGTCCGTTTT includes:
- a CDS encoding DUF2975 domain-containing protein gives rise to the protein MKQGSTLFLKTVVILIGIPVLAMCIFLVPKIGNFAAELYPDIAYIKYLVFINLYATAIPYYFALYQTFKLLNYIDKNNAFSELSVKALKNIKYSALAISVLYVLGMPLFYLVAERDDAPGIIIIGMIMIFASMVIAVFAAVLQRLLKDAIDIKSENDLTV
- a CDS encoding helix-turn-helix domain-containing protein → MAIIINIDVMLAKRKMSVTELSEKVGITMANLSILKNGKAKAVRFSTLEAICKALECQPGDILEYQPEDTE